ATGGAGAGGATTATGTTGCCTTAGACATGAAGGCGCTCATCTACATCGCAGCTGTACCACAGGGAGTAATAACAAAGATCAAGTGGGATAATGACAGAGCACAGCTTTACTTACTCAGTCAATACTACCAACTTGAGTGCGTTAACTGGTTAAAACATTTCTTGTCTTTGAGGAAAGTGGATTTAGAGAGAAGAGGTAGCTTGTCTTTGAGAAATTTACTTTGTTCAACAAGATGAcgtgttttattataattaatgagttgtttgtgtttctctttcttttctcatgaattacttcattaaaacaaaatgtagatgcatttatttaactgATCTGATCTGAAGAACTAATATTTTCCTCACATTTATCTCAATCTTTTTTTTAGCTCCTGAAGTGTCTCTGTTACAGAAAGATCCCTCGTCTCCAGTGGTGTGTCATGCCACAGGTTTCTACCCTTCATCAGTGACTATCACCTGGTTAAGAAATGGACAGGATCACTATGAGGATGTGGATCTTGGAGAGACGCTACCAAATGAAGATGAGACCTTCCAGAAGACATCTACCCTCAATATTAGACCAGACGAGTGAAAGAAGAACCAGTATGTTTGTATGGTAGAGCACAAGGCAAAGACCATCCGGAAGA
The sequence above is a segment of the Onychostoma macrolepis isolate SWU-2019 chromosome 22, ASM1243209v1, whole genome shotgun sequence genome. Coding sequences within it:
- the LOC131530761 gene encoding major histocompatibility complex class I-related gene protein-like encodes the protein MKEFTSTDMWKEDTEIRKEVQQIYKLNIHVLMQRFNQSHGVHTYQRMYGFGWDNVTGASEGFDQYGYDGEDYVALDMKALIYIAAVPQGVITKIKWDNDRAQLYLLSQYYQLECVNWLKHFLSLRKVDLERRAPEVSLLQKDPSSPVVCHATGFYPSSVTITWLRNGQDHYEDVDLGETLPNEDETFQKTSTLNIRPDE